A window of the Pseudomonas fluorescens genome harbors these coding sequences:
- a CDS encoding antibiotic biosynthesis monooxygenase: MQAPAKNRSFTQLIEFEIEPGQQPALVSALAVQTERLAQRYAGFVSASVQASDDGRRVLSFLQWQSREAGEAAFQSFETGEQDFWQLIRTHQARTVTFGSFQVLSSIARSHDDGLHCQLVG, translated from the coding sequence ATGCAAGCACCAGCGAAAAACCGCAGCTTTACCCAATTGATCGAATTTGAAATCGAACCCGGCCAGCAACCGGCGCTGGTCTCGGCGCTGGCGGTGCAGACCGAACGTCTGGCCCAGCGTTACGCCGGCTTCGTCAGCGCCAGCGTCCAGGCCAGCGACGACGGTCGGCGAGTGTTGAGCTTTCTGCAATGGCAGTCCCGCGAGGCGGGGGAGGCGGCGTTCCAGAGTTTCGAGACTGGCGAGCAGGATTTCTGGCAACTGATCCGCACCCATCAGGCGCGCACCGTGACCTTCGGTTCATTCCAGGTGCTGAGCAGTATCGCCCGCAGTCACGACGACGGTTTGCACTGCCAACTGGTCGGCTAG
- the soxR gene encoding redox-sensitive transcriptional activator SoxR, whose amino-acid sequence MITAENLHKQLTVGEVAARSGVAVTALHFYESKGLIKSQRNAGNQRRYPREVLRRVALIKVAQRLGIPLAEIGEALKQLPDNRAPTAADWKVLSEQWRRELDERINQLMLLRDRLTGCIGCGCLSMEACPLRNQGDVLGEQGPGAHFLDVPK is encoded by the coding sequence ATGATCACTGCGGAAAATCTGCACAAGCAACTGACCGTCGGCGAAGTCGCGGCCCGCAGCGGTGTAGCGGTCACCGCCCTGCACTTTTATGAATCCAAGGGATTGATCAAGAGCCAGCGCAATGCCGGCAACCAGCGCCGTTATCCACGGGAAGTGCTGCGCCGGGTGGCGCTGATCAAGGTGGCGCAACGGCTGGGGATTCCGCTGGCGGAGATCGGCGAGGCACTTAAACAGTTGCCGGACAACCGCGCGCCAACAGCGGCGGACTGGAAAGTGTTGTCGGAGCAGTGGCGGCGGGAACTGGACGAGCGGATCAATCAGTTGATGCTGCTGCGTGATCGATTGACCGGTTGCATCGGTTGCGGATGTCTGTCGATGGAGGCCTGCCCGCTGCGCAACCAGGGCGATGTGCTGGGCGAGCAAGGGCCGGGGGCGCACTTTCTCGACGTTCCCAAGTGA
- the ssuD gene encoding FMNH2-dependent alkanesulfonate monooxygenase has translation MDVFWFLPTHGDGHYLGTTQGARPVTLNYLKQVAQAADSLGYHGVLIPTGRSCEDSWVIASALVPLTERLRYLVAIRPGIISPTVSARMAATLDRLSNGRLLINVVTGGDPDENRGDGSFLSHSERYEVTDEFLKIWRRVLQGDAVDFEGKHLKVQNAKALYPPVQKPYPPLYFGGSSDAAHDLAAEQVDVYLTWGEPLAAVAEKLADVRERAARHGRKVKFGIRLHVIVRETAEEAWKAADKLIEHISDETIEAAQKSFSRFDSEGQRRMAALHDGRRDNLEIAPNLWAGVGLVRGGAGTALVGDPQQVAARIKEYADLGIESFIFSGYPHLEEAYRFAELVFPLLPEPYASLAGRGVTNLTGPFGEMIANDVLPAKANA, from the coding sequence ATGGATGTTTTCTGGTTCCTGCCGACCCACGGCGACGGTCACTATCTGGGCACCACCCAAGGCGCGCGCCCGGTCACCCTCAATTACCTGAAACAGGTGGCGCAAGCCGCCGACAGCCTCGGCTACCACGGTGTGCTGATTCCCACCGGACGTTCCTGCGAGGATTCGTGGGTGATCGCCTCGGCCCTGGTGCCGCTGACCGAACGCCTGCGTTATCTGGTGGCGATCCGTCCGGGGATCATTTCGCCGACCGTCTCGGCGCGCATGGCTGCGACCCTTGATCGACTGTCCAACGGCCGCTTGCTGATCAACGTCGTGACCGGCGGTGACCCGGACGAAAACCGTGGCGACGGCAGTTTCCTCAGCCACAGCGAACGCTACGAAGTCACCGACGAATTCCTCAAGATCTGGCGCCGTGTGTTGCAAGGCGACGCGGTGGATTTCGAAGGCAAACACCTGAAGGTACAGAACGCCAAAGCCCTCTATCCACCGGTGCAGAAACCCTATCCCCCGCTGTATTTCGGCGGGTCCTCCGACGCGGCCCACGATCTGGCTGCCGAACAGGTCGACGTGTACCTGACCTGGGGCGAACCACTGGCCGCCGTCGCCGAAAAACTCGCCGACGTGCGCGAACGCGCAGCCCGTCACGGGCGCAAGGTGAAGTTCGGCATTCGCCTGCACGTGATCGTGCGCGAGACCGCCGAAGAGGCCTGGAAAGCCGCCGACAAACTGATTGAGCACATCAGCGACGAAACCATAGAGGCCGCGCAGAAATCCTTCTCGCGTTTCGACTCCGAAGGCCAGCGACGCATGGCCGCTCTGCACGACGGACGTCGCGACAACCTGGAAATCGCCCCCAACCTGTGGGCCGGCGTCGGCCTGGTGCGCGGCGGTGCCGGCACCGCACTGGTCGGCGATCCACAGCAAGTGGCAGCGCGAATCAAGGAATACGCGGACCTTGGCATCGAGAGCTTCATCTTCTCCGGGTACCCGCATCTCGAAGAGGCCTACCGCTTTGCCGAGCTGGTCTTCCCGCTGCTGCCCGAGCCGTACGCGAGCCTGGCTGGGCGCGGTGTCACCAACCTCACCGGGCCGTTTGGCGAAATGATCGCCAACGATGTACTGCCCGCCAAAGCCAACGCCTGA
- a CDS encoding acyl-CoA dehydrogenase family protein — MTAKPQSTLLSPLQTARQLAAEFALTAVERDERGGTPKAERDALRDSGLLALSIPTRYGGLGARWSETLEVVREFAKVDSSIAHVFGFHHLMLATVRLFSRPEQWQPWFEQTARQNWFWGNALNPLDTRTVVKDLGGWREFSGKKSFCSGASDSQMLIASAVDESNGGKLLIAAIPSGRSGITLHNDWNNIGQRQTDSGSATFERVRVEEAELLLDPGPLSTPFACLRPLIAQLTFTHMFLGIAEGAFEEARQYTLSETRVWHKSSVREVREDPYVLAHYGEFWVALEGIRLLVERAAALLDEAWAKGPNLSAEERGHLATAIATAKVAASRQGLEICSRLFEVTGARSTHASLRLDRHWRNLRTQTLHDPLDYKLHELGDWALNQSLPVPTFYS; from the coding sequence GTGACTGCCAAACCGCAAAGCACCCTGCTCTCCCCGCTGCAGACCGCCCGCCAACTGGCCGCCGAATTTGCCCTGACCGCCGTCGAGCGCGACGAACGCGGTGGCACACCGAAAGCCGAACGCGACGCCCTGCGCGACAGCGGTCTGCTGGCCCTGAGCATTCCCACCCGTTACGGCGGCCTCGGCGCGCGCTGGAGCGAAACCCTGGAAGTCGTGCGTGAATTCGCCAAGGTCGACAGTTCGATCGCCCACGTCTTCGGCTTTCATCATTTGATGCTGGCCACCGTGCGCCTTTTTTCCCGCCCGGAACAATGGCAACCGTGGTTCGAACAGACCGCACGGCAGAACTGGTTCTGGGGCAACGCGCTCAATCCGCTGGACACTCGCACCGTGGTCAAGGACCTCGGCGGCTGGCGCGAGTTTTCCGGCAAGAAAAGCTTCTGCTCCGGCGCCAGCGATTCGCAGATGCTGATCGCCTCGGCGGTGGACGAAAGCAACGGTGGCAAACTGCTGATCGCGGCAATCCCCAGCGGCCGCAGTGGCATCACTTTGCACAACGACTGGAACAACATCGGCCAGCGCCAGACCGACAGCGGCAGCGCAACGTTCGAACGGGTGCGGGTTGAGGAAGCGGAATTGCTGCTGGATCCGGGGCCGCTGAGCACACCGTTCGCCTGCTTGCGCCCGTTGATCGCACAACTGACGTTCACCCACATGTTTCTCGGCATCGCCGAAGGGGCCTTTGAAGAGGCGCGGCAATACACCCTGAGTGAAACCCGTGTCTGGCACAAATCCTCGGTGCGCGAGGTGCGTGAAGATCCTTATGTGCTGGCCCATTACGGTGAGTTCTGGGTTGCCCTCGAAGGCATTCGTCTGCTGGTGGAACGCGCCGCCGCGCTGCTCGACGAAGCCTGGGCCAAAGGCCCGAACCTCAGCGCCGAAGAGCGCGGTCACCTGGCCACGGCGATCGCCACGGCCAAGGTCGCCGCCAGCCGCCAGGGCCTGGAGATTTGTAGCCGACTGTTCGAAGTCACCGGTGCCCGATCAACCCATGCGTCGCTGCGTCTGGACCGACACTGGCGCAACCTGCGCACGCAAACCCTGCACGACCCGCTGGATTACAAACTCCACGAGCTGGGCGACTGGGCGCTGAACCAGTCCCTGCCAGTGCCGACGTTCTATTCCTGA
- a CDS encoding SfnB family sulfur acquisition oxidoreductase, with product MSESAVYPINPPSAHRVADDAEALRVAAQVAAVLQEHAAERDRSREVPAEIVDLYSNSGLWGITVPKEYGGAQVSYAVLAQVIAIISAADPSLGQIPQNHYCLLEDIRLQGTPAQQAHFFELALQGHRFANALSETGGKNVQDIQATIRRYGDGYVINGRKGYCTGSLYAHWLAVLALDEEQKGQLAFVERGTKGLVIVDDWDSIGQRTTSSGTVLAQDLQVPPFNLFPTYRSYESPTLAGPFAQLTTAAIDAGIARAALRDTVEFVRQFARPWIDAGVERASEDPLTIIQIGALEIRLEAAEALLERAGWALDAARPAPDEGNVALASLAVAKAKVLTTEIAIEASNKLFELGGTRSTLKKHNFDRHWRNARVHTLHDPVRWKYHVVGNWLLNGVKPPRHDWS from the coding sequence ATGTCTGAATCTGCCGTTTATCCGATCAACCCGCCCTCCGCCCACCGGGTCGCCGACGACGCCGAAGCCTTGCGCGTGGCCGCACAGGTCGCCGCCGTCTTGCAGGAGCACGCCGCCGAGCGTGACCGCAGCCGTGAAGTACCGGCCGAGATCGTCGACCTGTATTCCAACAGTGGCCTGTGGGGCATCACAGTGCCGAAGGAATACGGCGGCGCGCAGGTGTCTTACGCGGTGCTGGCGCAGGTGATCGCGATCATTTCCGCTGCCGATCCGTCCCTCGGGCAGATCCCGCAAAACCACTACTGCCTGCTCGAAGACATCCGCCTGCAAGGCACGCCGGCGCAGCAGGCACACTTCTTTGAACTGGCGCTGCAAGGTCATCGCTTCGCCAATGCGCTGTCGGAAACCGGCGGCAAGAACGTGCAGGACATTCAGGCGACCATCCGTCGTTATGGCGACGGTTATGTGATCAACGGCCGCAAGGGTTACTGCACCGGCTCGCTCTATGCCCACTGGCTGGCGGTGCTGGCGCTGGATGAAGAGCAGAAGGGCCAGTTGGCCTTCGTCGAACGCGGCACAAAAGGGCTGGTGATCGTCGATGACTGGGACAGCATCGGCCAGCGCACCACCTCCAGCGGCACGGTGCTGGCGCAGGATTTACAGGTGCCACCGTTCAATCTGTTTCCGACGTACCGTTCCTACGAGAGCCCGACCCTGGCCGGGCCGTTCGCCCAATTGACCACCGCTGCCATCGACGCCGGCATTGCCCGGGCTGCGTTGCGTGACACCGTGGAATTTGTCCGTCAGTTCGCCCGGCCATGGATCGATGCAGGCGTGGAAAGAGCCAGCGAAGATCCGTTGACGATCATTCAGATCGGCGCGCTGGAAATCCGCCTGGAAGCCGCCGAAGCCTTGCTCGAACGCGCCGGTTGGGCGCTCGACGCTGCACGTCCTGCACCCGATGAAGGCAACGTCGCGCTGGCGTCCCTGGCGGTAGCCAAGGCCAAGGTGCTGACCACCGAAATCGCCATCGAGGCCAGCAACAAACTATTCGAACTCGGTGGCACCCGCTCGACCCTGAAGAAGCACAACTTCGACCGTCACTGGCGCAATGCCCGGGTGCACACCCTGCATGACCCGGTGCGCTGGAAATACCACGTGGTCGGCAACTGGCTACTCAACGGCGTCAAACCGCCGCGCCACGACTGGTCCTGA
- a CDS encoding VOC family protein, which yields MSVKPIPEGYHSITPYLGIHKAAEAIDFYKKAFGATEVMRLSMPDGGIGHAELRIGDSAIMLGSPCDQGPLSNPDKAVSVGLHLYVTDVDKSFQRALEAGATSVSEVKDQFYGDRSGTLKDPYGHLWFLATRKEDLTQAQIEQRAKEMFQQG from the coding sequence ATGAGCGTCAAACCCATTCCCGAGGGGTATCACAGCATTACCCCGTACCTCGGCATTCACAAAGCTGCCGAAGCCATCGACTTCTATAAAAAGGCGTTCGGTGCCACCGAAGTCATGCGCCTGAGCATGCCCGACGGCGGCATCGGCCACGCCGAACTGCGCATCGGTGACAGCGCGATCATGCTCGGCTCGCCATGCGATCAAGGGCCGTTGAGCAATCCGGACAAAGCCGTGTCCGTCGGTCTGCATCTGTACGTGACCGATGTCGACAAATCCTTCCAGCGCGCACTGGAGGCCGGCGCGACCTCGGTGTCCGAGGTCAAGGATCAGTTCTACGGCGACCGCAGCGGGACATTGAAAGATCCGTACGGGCATCTGTGGTTCCTGGCCACGCGCAAGGAAGACCTGACCCAGGCGCAGATCGAGCAGCGGGCGAAGGAGATGTTCCAGCAGGGTTAG
- a CDS encoding MetQ/NlpA family ABC transporter substrate-binding protein — protein MKKTLAVLAAVLSFGAHANEKLIVGATPVPHAEILEFVKPTLAKEGVDLDIKVFTDFIQPNQQLALKNLDANYYQYRPFLDDFNKTRHTDLVPVVGVHIEPFGAYSTKIKNISELKDGASVSIPNDPVNTGRALVLLHEAGLIKLKDPSNTLATQRDIVENPKHLKIRELEGALLARSVSQVDLAFVFANYALEAGIDTNSALIVEKGKSLYIEFLVARPDNINDPGLQKLAKALNSDEVRQFILTRYKGQIAPGF, from the coding sequence ATGAAAAAGACCCTGGCCGTACTGGCTGCCGTTCTGTCGTTCGGCGCCCATGCCAACGAAAAACTGATCGTCGGTGCCACCCCGGTGCCGCACGCGGAAATCCTCGAGTTCGTCAAACCGACTCTGGCCAAGGAAGGCGTGGATCTGGACATCAAGGTCTTCACCGACTTCATCCAGCCCAACCAGCAACTGGCGCTGAAAAACCTCGACGCCAACTACTACCAGTACCGGCCGTTTCTCGATGATTTCAACAAGACCCGCCACACCGATCTGGTGCCGGTGGTTGGCGTGCACATCGAACCGTTCGGCGCTTACTCGACCAAGATCAAGAACATTTCGGAGCTGAAGGACGGCGCCAGCGTGTCGATCCCCAACGACCCGGTAAACACCGGTCGCGCCCTGGTACTGCTGCACGAGGCGGGACTGATCAAACTCAAGGATCCGAGCAACACCCTGGCCACCCAGCGCGACATCGTTGAAAACCCCAAGCACCTGAAAATCCGTGAACTGGAAGGCGCATTACTGGCCCGTTCCGTCAGCCAGGTGGACCTGGCATTCGTGTTCGCCAACTACGCGCTGGAAGCCGGGATCGACACCAACAGCGCGCTGATCGTCGAGAAGGGCAAAAGCCTGTACATCGAGTTTCTGGTCGCGCGTCCCGACAACATCAACGACCCAGGCTTGCAGAAACTGGCCAAGGCGTTGAATTCCGATGAAGTGCGTCAGTTCATTCTGACCCGTTACAAAGGGCAGATTGCGCCGGGTTTCTGA
- a CDS encoding sigma-54 interaction domain-containing protein codes for MQLLTLPPSPALATSIRATAQVFEDPKSQALLAHLQQVAPSEASVLIIGETGTGKELVARHIHNLSNRRNRPFIAVNCGAFSESLVEAELFGHEKGAFTGALSAKAGWFEEADGGTLFLDEIGDLPMAIQVKLLRVLQEREVVRLGSRKSIPIDVRVLAATNVQLEKAINAGHFREDLYYRLNVVNLELSPLRERPGDILPLTRHFIEAYSQRLGYGRITISPGAEHKLRGYSWPGNIRELENVIHHTLLICRNGVIERDDLRLSNLRIDRPDDQHGSVDDSPEALLERAFQKLFEQQAGALHEKVEDALLRSAYRFCHYNQVHTAALLGLSRNVTRTRLIKIGELAVNKRRPTENLQGERLIQLSI; via the coding sequence ATGCAACTGCTGACCCTGCCGCCCTCACCCGCTCTGGCCACTTCGATTCGCGCCACTGCCCAGGTGTTCGAAGACCCGAAATCCCAGGCCCTGCTCGCGCATCTGCAACAAGTCGCGCCGAGTGAAGCCAGCGTGCTGATCATCGGCGAAACCGGCACCGGCAAAGAGTTGGTGGCGCGGCACATCCACAACCTGAGCAACCGGCGTAACCGACCGTTCATTGCAGTCAACTGCGGGGCATTTTCCGAGTCGCTGGTGGAAGCCGAACTGTTCGGCCATGAAAAAGGCGCCTTCACCGGCGCCCTCAGCGCCAAGGCCGGGTGGTTCGAAGAGGCGGATGGCGGCACCTTGTTCCTTGATGAGATTGGCGATCTGCCGATGGCGATCCAGGTCAAATTGCTGCGGGTGTTACAGGAGCGCGAAGTGGTGCGCCTGGGTTCGCGCAAGAGCATTCCCATCGATGTGCGGGTGCTGGCGGCGACCAACGTGCAACTGGAGAAAGCCATCAACGCCGGGCATTTTCGCGAGGATCTGTATTACCGGCTGAACGTGGTCAATCTGGAACTGAGCCCTTTGCGCGAACGGCCCGGCGATATCCTGCCGCTGACCCGGCATTTCATCGAGGCCTACAGTCAGCGTCTGGGTTACGGACGCATCACCATCAGCCCCGGCGCTGAGCACAAACTGCGCGGCTACAGCTGGCCGGGCAACATCCGCGAACTGGAAAACGTCATCCATCACACGCTGCTGATCTGCCGCAATGGCGTGATCGAGCGCGACGACCTGCGCCTGTCGAACCTGCGCATCGACCGTCCGGACGATCAGCACGGCAGCGTCGACGACTCACCGGAAGCGCTGCTCGAACGCGCCTTCCAGAAACTCTTCGAGCAACAGGCCGGCGCGCTGCATGAAAAGGTCGAGGACGCGTTGCTGCGTTCGGCCTATCGCTTCTGCCACTACAACCAGGTGCACACCGCCGCGCTGCTCGGCCTGAGCCGCAATGTGACCCGCACGCGGCTGATCAAGATCGGCGAACTGGCGGTGAACAAACGGCGACCCACGGAAAACCTGCAGGGCGAGCGCTTGATCCAGCTGTCGATCTAG
- a CDS encoding methionine ABC transporter permease: MAEWFKHIYWTDIAQACLDTLSMLGAALLFTVLLGLPLGLLLFLIGKRQLHETVGVYRVLSVIVNMLRSLPFIILLIVLIPLTTLLVGTSLGVPGTIPPLVVGCTPFFARLVETALREVDRGVVEATQAMGANTWQIIRHTLLPEARGGLLAAVTVTAIVLVDYTAMAGVIGGGGLGDLAIRYGYQRFQTDVMVVTVVLLLILVQALQMTGDRLVAHYSRR, translated from the coding sequence ATGGCCGAGTGGTTCAAACACATTTACTGGACCGACATCGCCCAGGCCTGTCTCGACACCCTGAGCATGCTCGGCGCGGCGCTGCTGTTCACGGTGTTGCTGGGCCTGCCGCTGGGGCTGCTGCTGTTTCTCATCGGCAAGCGCCAGTTGCATGAAACGGTCGGCGTGTATCGAGTGCTGTCGGTGATCGTGAACATGCTGCGATCGCTGCCGTTCATCATTTTGCTGATCGTGCTGATTCCACTGACCACGTTGCTGGTGGGCACCTCGCTGGGCGTGCCCGGAACCATTCCGCCGCTGGTGGTCGGCTGCACACCGTTCTTTGCGCGACTGGTGGAAACCGCGTTGCGCGAAGTCGATCGCGGCGTGGTCGAGGCGACCCAGGCCATGGGCGCCAACACCTGGCAGATCATTCGCCACACGCTGTTGCCGGAAGCCCGCGGCGGGTTGCTGGCGGCGGTGACGGTGACCGCCATCGTGCTGGTGGATTACACGGCGATGGCCGGCGTGATCGGTGGCGGCGGGCTCGGCGATCTGGCGATCCGCTACGGCTATCAGCGTTTTCAGACCGACGTGATGGTGGTCACCGTGGTGTTGCTGCTGATTCTGGTGCAGGCCCTGCAAATGACCGGCGACCGTCTGGTGGCGCACTACAGCCGACGCTGA
- the msuE gene encoding FMN reductase codes for MSRPLKVVALSGGTWRPSRTLVLTQALLTELSGHLPVESHLIELGDIARPLGAALSRQELPAEIEAELQAIEQADLLIVAAPVYRGSYPGLLKHLFDLIDLNALIDTPVLLAATGGSERHALVLDHQLRPLFSFFQAVTLPIGVYATEADFADYQITSEPLKARIRLAAERAAPLFGTHIKPLLKIA; via the coding sequence ATGTCGCGTCCACTGAAAGTCGTCGCCCTGTCCGGCGGAACCTGGCGTCCGTCCCGCACTCTGGTGCTGACCCAGGCCCTGCTGACCGAATTGTCCGGGCACCTGCCGGTCGAGAGTCATCTGATCGAACTCGGTGACATCGCCCGCCCGCTCGGCGCCGCACTGTCCCGTCAGGAACTGCCGGCCGAGATCGAAGCCGAGCTGCAAGCCATCGAACAGGCTGATCTGTTGATCGTCGCCGCGCCGGTGTATCGCGGTTCCTATCCGGGGCTGCTCAAGCATTTGTTCGACCTGATCGACCTGAATGCGCTGATCGACACCCCTGTGTTGCTCGCCGCCACCGGTGGCAGCGAACGCCACGCGCTGGTCCTCGATCATCAGTTGCGCCCGCTGTTCAGCTTCTTCCAGGCCGTGACCCTGCCGATCGGCGTGTACGCCACCGAAGCCGATTTCGCTGACTACCAGATCACCAGCGAACCGCTCAAGGCGCGCATCCGTTTGGCTGCTGAGCGCGCCGCGCCGCTGTTCGGCACTCACATCAAACCGTTGCTGAAAATCGCTTAA
- a CDS encoding LysE family translocator, whose protein sequence is MTLSLDLLLGFALFALVTSITPGPNNTMLLASGVNFGFNRTIPHMLGITCGFFVLVVAVGFGLGAVFQTYPLLYTVLRYVGAAYLLYLAWKIAHSGPVGDSEQGEAKPISYLGAAAFQWVNPKAWIMAIGAISTYTPMQGYFTNVIVIAAVFAIINLPSVGVWAACGTLLRNVLKDRRWLRVFNWGMAALLVISLYPLLLESFS, encoded by the coding sequence ATGACCCTCTCGCTCGACCTGCTGCTGGGCTTCGCCCTGTTTGCCCTTGTCACCTCGATCACACCGGGGCCGAACAACACCATGCTGCTGGCATCGGGCGTGAATTTCGGCTTTAACCGCACCATCCCCCATATGCTCGGCATTACCTGCGGTTTCTTCGTGCTGGTGGTGGCGGTGGGTTTTGGCCTGGGGGCGGTGTTCCAGACCTATCCGCTTCTTTATACGGTCCTGCGTTACGTCGGCGCGGCGTACTTGCTGTACCTGGCGTGGAAAATCGCCCATTCCGGCCCGGTCGGCGACAGCGAGCAGGGCGAGGCAAAACCGATCAGTTATCTCGGCGCGGCCGCTTTCCAGTGGGTCAATCCCAAGGCGTGGATCATGGCCATCGGTGCCATCAGCACGTACACACCGATGCAGGGTTATTTCACCAACGTGATCGTGATTGCGGCGGTGTTCGCCATCATCAACCTGCCGAGCGTCGGCGTCTGGGCGGCGTGCGGGACCTTGCTGCGCAACGTGCTCAAGGATCGCCGCTGGTTGCGGGTGTTCAACTGGGGCATGGCGGCGCTGCTGGTGATTTCGCTGTATCCGTTACTCCTTGAAAGCTTTAGCTGA
- a CDS encoding aminotransferase class V-fold PLP-dependent enzyme, giving the protein MNTRPLYFDYAATTPVDERVIQVMIECLGFNGNFGNPASSSHAFGQQARQTVENARRQVAELVGAQAQQIVWTSGATESNNLALKGVAQARGVSGGHIITSQIEHKAILDTARQLQDAGVAVTYLVPDAEGLITPQAVSEAMRDDTFLVSLMLVNNELGTVNDIPAIGEVVRGRGALFHVDAAQGAGKVAIDLAQWPVDLMSFSAHKLYGPKGIGALYVGPHAQQRLQAQIHGGGHEGGLRSGTLATHQIAAMGSAFALAAEAFDDEKKTIVALRERLLEQLLSLPGVRLNGSSTQRIPHTLSLTFSEGEFNPAALSHSIAFSATSACNSASNAPSHVLLALGHDAHLAGRTIRLSLGRFTTAEDIDKAVELIKTACASAPAFWATGL; this is encoded by the coding sequence ATGAACACACGTCCGCTGTATTTCGATTACGCCGCCACCACCCCGGTGGACGAGCGGGTCATCCAGGTGATGATCGAGTGTCTGGGTTTCAACGGTAACTTCGGCAACCCGGCCTCCAGTTCTCACGCCTTCGGCCAGCAAGCCCGGCAAACGGTCGAGAACGCTCGCCGGCAAGTCGCCGAACTGGTCGGCGCCCAGGCGCAACAGATCGTCTGGACCTCCGGCGCCACCGAATCCAACAACCTCGCCCTCAAAGGCGTGGCCCAGGCCCGTGGTGTGTCCGGCGGGCACATCATCACCAGTCAGATCGAACACAAGGCCATCCTCGACACCGCCCGGCAATTGCAGGACGCCGGTGTCGCCGTCACTTATCTGGTGCCGGATGCCGAAGGCCTGATTACCCCGCAAGCGGTCAGCGAAGCGATGCGCGATGACACCTTTCTGGTGTCGCTGATGCTGGTCAATAACGAACTCGGCACCGTCAACGACATCCCGGCCATCGGCGAAGTGGTGCGTGGGCGCGGAGCGCTGTTCCACGTCGATGCGGCGCAAGGCGCCGGCAAGGTCGCGATCGATCTGGCGCAATGGCCGGTGGATCTCATGTCTTTCTCGGCGCACAAGCTCTACGGCCCTAAAGGCATCGGCGCGCTGTACGTCGGCCCGCATGCGCAGCAGCGTTTGCAGGCGCAGATTCACGGTGGTGGCCACGAGGGCGGCTTGCGTTCCGGTACGCTGGCGACTCACCAGATTGCTGCCATGGGCTCGGCGTTTGCCCTGGCTGCCGAAGCGTTTGATGACGAGAAGAAAACCATCGTCGCGTTGCGCGAGCGTCTGCTCGAACAACTGTTGAGCCTGCCCGGCGTGCGCCTCAATGGCAGCAGCACTCAACGGATCCCGCACACCTTGAGCCTGACCTTCAGCGAAGGCGAGTTCAACCCGGCTGCGCTGAGCCATTCAATTGCGTTTTCCGCGACTTCGGCCTGCAATTCCGCGAGCAACGCGCCGTCCCACGTCTTGCTTGCACTGGGGCACGACGCCCACTTGGCGGGCCGCACGATTCGCCTGAGCCTCGGCCGTTTCACCACTGCCGAAGACATCGACAAGGCTGTAGAACTGATCAAGACCGCCTGCGCCAGTGCTCCGGCATTCTGGGCGACAGGGCTTTAA